CTTTCGGGCCGTCGGGCGTGACGCAGAGATCGCCGCCCTCTTCGCCGGCTCGAATCAGGCTGCGGAGCGCCGTCATCCCCCCGCGGGTGGTTGAGCCGCGCACGCTGTGAAACCCGAACCGGCCGATCAACCGGGCAATGATCTCGCCGTCCCGGTGCCGGCTGATCAACACATGGATCCGGCGCCCCCGATAGGCCAGCGGCATCATCAACTGCCGGCTGTGCCAAAAGGCGAAGATCATCCCCCGCCCGCCGGCGTAATATTCGCGCATGACCTCATCGC
The DNA window shown above is from Nitrospira tepida and carries:
- a CDS encoding lysophospholipid acyltransferase family protein yields the protein MVNWIKLSLVPPVGAFIIRLLGALIRWDRIGDEVMREYYAGGRGMIFAFWHSRQLMMPLAYRGRRIHVLISRHRDGEIIARLIGRFGFHSVRGSTTRGGMTALRSLIRAGEEGGDLCVTPDGPKGPAQVAKPGVVHLAKATGLPIVPVTFGCSKKNSARAGIAF